One genomic region from Pseudoduganella lutea encodes:
- a CDS encoding hybrid sensor histidine kinase/response regulator: MPDHRPDPVTAIATAHDWAMTPFGAVAAWPAALRVAAGMVLYSRQPMCVMWGDALRLLFNDGYRALLGARAHDDAVLMGQPFRAVWPELADPVGPLLDDALRGNATGAVEDHPFTVQRNGYPEQIHVTFFTSPIHDDDGAIAGLLVTCVETTARVASRRERDDAMERLRLLDEIGEATRVASEPRAIMEEATRLLGEHLGVTRVAYADLEPDNDRFTIRHDWRVPGAISTAGVYSLDLFGSRATQNLRIGRTLVINDVDRELAPGDGDGMFNSIGIKAIICCPLVKGGRLVAMMAVHQVHPRQWTSEDLALVEAVVERCWAHIERVRSTEALREADRHKSEFLAVLAHELRNPLAPIRNGLELLRLGGGGSDVVAKVGGMMDRQLSHMTHLINDLLDIARVSSGKIVLHREAADLNRIAAAAVEASMPAIEAAGHDLEVQLPPEPLPIEADTVRISQVIGNLLTNAAKYTPRNGRIRVAAHADGDIAVITVTDNGIGIPAESLDAVFDMFTQVARHMERSNGGLGIGLSLVRRLVALHGGTATAASPGAGQGSTFTIRLPLAGTAAPLAEPSPSARAATRRLRILIADDNVDAAHSLSDLLALDGHDTRVAADGAAALDVAAQFQPEVVFLDIGMPGMDGYETARRLRGVPGLDGVRLAALTGWGAAEDRARSRAAGFDHHLLKPAVPAEVNAVLAEA, encoded by the coding sequence ATGCCCGACCATCGCCCCGATCCTGTCACCGCCATCGCTACCGCCCACGACTGGGCCATGACCCCGTTCGGCGCGGTGGCGGCATGGCCTGCGGCGTTGCGCGTGGCGGCCGGCATGGTGCTGTATTCGCGGCAGCCGATGTGTGTGATGTGGGGCGATGCGCTGCGCTTGCTGTTCAACGACGGATATCGCGCCTTGCTGGGCGCGCGGGCGCATGACGATGCGGTCCTGATGGGCCAGCCCTTCCGCGCCGTATGGCCCGAACTGGCCGACCCCGTCGGCCCCCTGCTCGACGATGCGCTGCGCGGCAATGCCACGGGCGCCGTGGAAGACCACCCGTTCACCGTGCAGCGCAACGGCTACCCGGAGCAGATCCACGTCACGTTCTTTACAAGTCCCATCCATGACGATGACGGCGCGATCGCGGGGTTGCTCGTCACCTGCGTGGAGACGACGGCCAGGGTTGCGTCGCGCCGTGAGCGCGACGATGCGATGGAGCGCCTGCGCCTGCTCGACGAGATCGGCGAGGCCACCCGCGTGGCCAGCGAGCCGCGCGCCATCATGGAGGAAGCCACGCGGCTGCTGGGCGAACACCTGGGCGTGACGCGCGTGGCGTATGCCGACCTGGAACCGGACAACGACCGCTTCACGATCCGGCACGACTGGCGCGTGCCGGGTGCGATCAGCACGGCGGGCGTGTATTCGTTGGACCTGTTCGGCTCCCGCGCCACGCAGAACCTGCGCATCGGCCGCACGCTCGTCATCAACGACGTCGACCGCGAACTCGCGCCGGGCGACGGCGACGGCATGTTCAACAGCATCGGCATCAAGGCGATCATCTGCTGCCCGCTCGTCAAGGGTGGCCGGCTGGTGGCGATGATGGCCGTGCACCAGGTGCATCCGCGGCAGTGGACCAGCGAGGACCTGGCGCTCGTGGAGGCGGTGGTCGAGCGCTGCTGGGCGCACATCGAACGGGTGCGTTCGACCGAGGCGTTGCGCGAGGCGGACCGCCACAAGTCCGAGTTCCTGGCGGTGCTGGCACACGAACTGCGCAATCCGCTGGCACCGATCCGCAACGGCCTGGAACTGCTGCGCCTCGGCGGGGGCGGCAGCGACGTCGTGGCGAAGGTGGGCGGCATGATGGACCGCCAACTGAGCCACATGACGCACCTGATCAACGACCTGCTCGACATTGCCCGCGTGTCCAGCGGAAAGATCGTGCTGCACCGGGAAGCGGCCGACTTGAACCGCATCGCCGCCGCGGCCGTCGAGGCAAGCATGCCGGCGATCGAAGCGGCCGGCCATGACCTGGAAGTGCAACTGCCGCCGGAGCCGCTGCCCATCGAGGCGGACACGGTGCGCATCAGCCAGGTGATCGGCAACCTGCTGACCAATGCCGCGAAATACACGCCGCGCAACGGCAGGATCCGCGTCGCTGCCCATGCCGACGGCGACATAGCCGTGATCACGGTGACCGACAATGGCATCGGCATCCCGGCCGAGTCGCTCGACGCCGTGTTCGACATGTTCACGCAAGTGGCCCGGCATATGGAGCGCTCGAACGGCGGCCTCGGTATCGGCCTGTCGCTGGTGCGGCGGCTGGTGGCGCTGCATGGCGGCACCGCAACGGCCGCCAGCCCGGGAGCGGGGCAGGGCAGCACGTTTACGATCCGCCTGCCGCTCGCGGGTACAGCGGCGCCGTTGGCCGAACCGTCACCATCCGCCCGTGCGGCGACGAGGCGCCTGCGCATCCTGATCGCGGACGACAATGTCGATGCGGCCCATTCGCTGTCGGACCTGCTGGCGCTGGACGGGCACGATACCCGTGTCGCCGCCGATGGCGCGGCGGCACTGGACGTGGCAGCGCAGTTCCAGCCCGAAGTCGTGTTCCTCGATATCGGCATGCCCGGCATGGATGGCTACGAGACCGCGCGCCGGCTGCGCGGCGTGCCCGGCCTGGATGGCGTGCGGCTGGCCGCGCTGACCGGCTGGGGCGCCGCCGAAGACCGCGCACGCAGCCGCGCCGCCGGCTTCGACCACCACCTGCTCAAGCCCGCCGTGCCGGCCGAAGTCAACGCGGTGCTGGCCGAGGCCTGA
- the galB gene encoding beta-galactosidase GalB: MLRRLLPLLAFGFLTLADAAHAAEAPVRERLAFNADWRFQKDDAGTRDPSAALTAAPAAQPAFDDGAWRKLALPHDWGIEGPFRQEYPNDTGKLPWWGVAWYRKHFTLPATDVGRRIYLDIDGAMSNAQVWINGQHVGGWPYGYASWRVDLTPHVKPGGANVVAVRLDNPPASSRWYPGGGIYRNVWLVKTAPVHVAQYGTFVTTPIVTKDSATVNVEVTVDNRGADTEVQVATEIYALDGAGKRTGQPVARKDASTPWKSPAGRQLQFNQALAVANPRLWSTTAPQRYVAVTTVMDKGRVVDVVETPFGIRTIAFDAQRGFLLNGSRLTIQGVCQHHDLGALGAAINVRALERQLQILREMGVNAIRTSHNPPAPELLDLADRMGFVVVAEAFDIWGLKKTPNDYHLHYKEWHEKDLRAMIRRDRNHPSVIAWSIGNEIVEQGQDEGWKVAAHLSEIARGEDRTRPTTAAYNHVGSAYNGFQNATDVFGFNYKPHEYAKFHEHAPHIPLLGSETASTVSSRGEYFFPVSDDQSKGLANFHVSSYDLSAPPWASPPDKEFRGQDDSPFVAGEFVWTGFDYLGEPTPYNSDATNLLNFTDPAQRQRMAQQLDSLKKIAVPSRSSYFGIVDLAGFKKDRFWLYQARWRPELPMAHLLPHWNWPERVGQVTPVHLYTSGDEAELFLNGKSLGRKKRGPRDYRLRWDDVVYQPGKLHAVTYRDGKRWAEDTVHTTGKAAKLLLSADRQAIRADGDDLSFVTVTIADKDGRPVPRTANRVKFTLTGPGDIIATDNGDPTSFESFQSRERKAFNGLALAIVRTRAGQAGKLVLTATADGLSAAKVTLESKAP; the protein is encoded by the coding sequence ATGCTAAGAAGACTCCTCCCGCTGCTTGCCTTCGGCTTCCTCACGCTGGCCGACGCCGCGCACGCTGCCGAAGCGCCCGTCCGCGAACGCCTCGCCTTCAACGCCGACTGGCGTTTCCAGAAGGACGACGCCGGCACCCGAGATCCGTCGGCGGCGCTTACCGCGGCGCCGGCCGCGCAACCCGCCTTCGACGATGGCGCGTGGCGCAAGCTGGCGCTGCCGCACGACTGGGGCATCGAAGGGCCGTTCCGGCAGGAGTACCCGAACGACACGGGCAAGCTGCCGTGGTGGGGCGTGGCCTGGTACCGCAAGCACTTCACGCTGCCGGCCACCGATGTTGGCCGCCGCATCTACCTGGACATCGATGGCGCGATGTCGAATGCCCAGGTGTGGATCAACGGCCAGCACGTGGGCGGCTGGCCCTACGGTTATGCATCGTGGCGGGTGGACCTGACACCGCACGTGAAACCCGGCGGCGCCAACGTGGTGGCGGTGCGGCTCGACAATCCGCCCGCGTCGTCGCGCTGGTATCCGGGCGGCGGCATCTACCGCAATGTCTGGCTGGTGAAGACGGCGCCCGTGCACGTGGCGCAGTACGGCACGTTCGTCACCACGCCGATCGTGACGAAGGACTCGGCCACGGTGAACGTCGAGGTGACGGTGGACAATCGCGGTGCCGATACCGAGGTGCAGGTCGCCACCGAGATCTACGCGCTCGATGGCGCGGGCAAGCGCACCGGCCAGCCGGTCGCGCGCAAGGATGCGAGCACACCCTGGAAATCCCCCGCCGGCCGCCAGCTGCAGTTCAACCAGGCGCTGGCCGTCGCGAACCCGCGGCTGTGGAGCACCACCGCGCCACAGCGCTACGTGGCCGTCACCACGGTGATGGACAAGGGCCGTGTGGTCGACGTCGTTGAAACGCCGTTCGGCATCCGCACGATCGCGTTCGATGCGCAGCGGGGCTTCCTGCTGAACGGCAGCCGCCTGACGATCCAGGGCGTGTGCCAGCACCATGACCTGGGCGCGCTGGGCGCGGCGATCAATGTGCGCGCGCTCGAACGCCAGCTGCAGATCCTGCGCGAGATGGGCGTGAACGCCATCCGCACCAGTCACAATCCGCCGGCACCCGAGCTGCTCGACCTGGCCGACCGCATGGGCTTCGTGGTGGTGGCCGAGGCGTTCGATATCTGGGGCCTGAAGAAAACGCCGAACGACTACCACCTGCACTACAAGGAGTGGCACGAGAAGGACCTGCGCGCGATGATCCGCCGCGACCGCAACCACCCGAGCGTGATCGCCTGGAGCATCGGCAACGAGATCGTCGAGCAGGGCCAGGACGAAGGCTGGAAGGTGGCGGCGCACCTGTCCGAGATCGCGCGCGGCGAGGACCGTACCCGCCCCACGACGGCCGCCTACAACCATGTCGGCTCGGCCTACAACGGTTTCCAGAACGCCACCGACGTGTTCGGCTTCAACTACAAGCCGCATGAGTACGCGAAGTTCCACGAGCATGCGCCGCACATCCCTTTGCTGGGCAGCGAGACGGCATCGACCGTCAGCTCGCGCGGCGAATACTTCTTCCCCGTCAGCGACGACCAGTCGAAGGGCCTGGCCAATTTCCACGTGAGCAGCTATGACCTGAGCGCCCCGCCGTGGGCTTCGCCGCCGGACAAGGAATTCCGCGGCCAGGACGACAGTCCGTTCGTCGCCGGCGAATTCGTGTGGACCGGCTTCGACTACCTGGGCGAGCCCACGCCGTACAACAGCGACGCGACGAACCTGCTGAACTTCACCGACCCGGCGCAGCGGCAGCGCATGGCGCAGCAGCTGGACAGCCTCAAGAAGATCGCCGTGCCGTCGCGCAGTTCGTATTTCGGCATCGTCGACCTGGCCGGCTTCAAGAAGGACCGCTTCTGGCTGTACCAGGCGCGCTGGCGCCCCGAGCTGCCGATGGCGCACCTGCTGCCGCACTGGAACTGGCCGGAGCGCGTGGGCCAGGTCACGCCCGTGCATCTGTACACGTCCGGCGACGAGGCGGAACTTTTCCTGAACGGCAAATCGCTGGGCCGCAAGAAGCGCGGCCCCCGCGACTACCGGCTGCGCTGGGATGACGTGGTGTACCAGCCCGGCAAGCTGCATGCGGTGACGTACAGGGATGGCAAGCGCTGGGCCGAGGACACCGTACACACGACGGGAAAAGCAGCGAAGCTGCTGCTGTCGGCCGACCGCCAGGCGATCCGCGCCGATGGGGATGACCTGTCGTTCGTCACGGTGACGATCGCCGACAAGGATGGCCGGCCCGTGCCGCGCACCGCCAACCGCGTGAAGTTTACACTCACGGGCCCGGGCGACATCATCGCCACGGACAACGGCGATCCGACCAGCTTCGAATCGTTCCAGTCGCGTGAGCGCAAGGCGTTCAATGGCCTCGCGCTGGCGATCGTGCGCACCCGTGCGGGACAGGCGGGCAAGCTGGTGCTGACCGCGACCGCCGACGGCTTGTCGGCTGCGAAGGTGACGCTGGAAAGCAAGGCGCCGTAA
- a CDS encoding family 43 glycosylhydrolase yields MPTNPTLRRAALAMALLALAGGAAAQQSKWPDITWLFTSFQGKGDGLHLSASADGKAWSDLGKVFLKPSVGSGLMRDPHILRGPDGVFRMVWTTGWKDKGIGYAASTDLVNWSAQRYLPIFGKTPGANDAWAPETFYDEAGKQYVITVSSDIDGRFAETKSDERMNHRTYYVTTKDFVTFSEPQLFLDPGFDHIDTTVVHEEGSKGGRDGGRYIAVFKEGDRQKAGKWGAVRWAVADSALGPYRVMPEPLVSGLRAEGPTLYTQDSKTTLLVDFYADKRYGAFETTDWKTWTDVSPQVAVAKGQRHGTVLAVPAWLAKDLVTAQPAAGPVEPRPAPPPALEGFTADPSIRLFGDTYYLYPTSDKPNWQTTDFSVWSSKNLVDWKKERMILDVANDLKWANVEAWAPDVIERNGTYYLYFCAQGNIGVATAKSPTGPFVDALGKPLIAKGTGVQSNTIDPYPFIDDDGQAYLYYGNGKLGNVYKLKADMVTLDGPVHTIELRDHREAPVVFKRNGKYYFMWSIDDARSPNYRVGWGVADSPLGPVRSPDRDFIVLQRNGPAVATAHHSVVNVPGTDRWYVAYHRHALPQGNGYQRQTVLARMTFNPDGSIRPMDPMVVPFRPGDVGEPVKDGRAAAPAAAGR; encoded by the coding sequence ATGCCCACCAACCCGACCTTGCGCCGCGCTGCGCTGGCCATGGCGCTGCTGGCACTTGCCGGCGGCGCGGCGGCGCAACAATCCAAATGGCCGGACATCACGTGGCTGTTCACGTCGTTCCAGGGCAAAGGCGATGGCCTGCACCTGTCGGCCAGCGCCGACGGCAAGGCATGGTCCGACCTGGGCAAGGTCTTCCTGAAGCCGTCCGTCGGATCGGGACTGATGCGCGATCCGCACATCCTGCGCGGGCCGGACGGCGTGTTCCGCATGGTGTGGACCACCGGCTGGAAGGACAAGGGCATCGGCTACGCGGCGTCGACGGACCTCGTCAACTGGTCGGCACAGCGCTACCTGCCGATCTTCGGGAAGACCCCCGGTGCGAACGATGCGTGGGCGCCCGAGACGTTCTACGACGAAGCGGGCAAGCAGTACGTGATCACGGTATCGTCCGACATCGATGGCCGCTTCGCCGAAACGAAGTCGGACGAGCGGATGAACCACCGCACGTACTACGTGACGACGAAGGATTTCGTCACGTTCAGCGAGCCGCAACTGTTCCTCGATCCAGGATTCGACCACATCGATACCACGGTCGTGCATGAGGAGGGCAGCAAGGGTGGACGCGATGGTGGACGCTATATCGCCGTCTTCAAGGAAGGCGACAGGCAGAAGGCCGGCAAGTGGGGCGCCGTGCGCTGGGCGGTGGCCGACAGCGCCCTCGGGCCCTACCGCGTGATGCCCGAGCCACTCGTCAGCGGCCTGCGCGCCGAAGGGCCCACGCTGTACACGCAGGATAGCAAGACCACGCTGCTGGTGGACTTCTATGCCGACAAGCGCTATGGCGCGTTCGAGACCACGGACTGGAAGACCTGGACCGACGTGTCGCCGCAGGTGGCGGTGGCGAAGGGCCAGCGGCACGGCACCGTTCTAGCGGTGCCGGCCTGGCTGGCGAAGGACCTTGTCACCGCACAGCCGGCCGCTGGCCCGGTGGAACCAAGGCCGGCGCCGCCGCCCGCGCTGGAAGGTTTCACGGCCGACCCGTCGATACGCCTGTTCGGCGACACGTATTACCTCTATCCCACGTCCGACAAGCCGAACTGGCAAACGACGGATTTCTCCGTGTGGTCGTCGAAGAACCTGGTGGACTGGAAGAAGGAGCGCATGATCCTCGACGTGGCCAATGACCTGAAATGGGCCAACGTGGAAGCATGGGCGCCGGACGTGATCGAGCGTAACGGCACCTACTACCTGTACTTTTGCGCGCAGGGGAACATCGGCGTGGCCACGGCGAAGTCGCCCACCGGTCCGTTCGTCGATGCGCTGGGCAAGCCGCTGATCGCCAAGGGCACGGGCGTGCAGTCGAACACGATCGACCCGTATCCGTTCATCGACGACGATGGCCAGGCCTACCTCTACTACGGCAACGGCAAGCTGGGCAACGTCTACAAGCTGAAGGCCGACATGGTCACGCTGGACGGCCCCGTGCACACGATCGAACTGCGGGACCACCGCGAGGCGCCGGTCGTCTTCAAGCGCAACGGCAAGTATTACTTTATGTGGTCGATCGACGATGCACGCAGCCCGAACTACCGCGTGGGCTGGGGCGTTGCCGACTCGCCCCTCGGCCCGGTGCGCTCGCCGGACCGGGATTTCATCGTCCTGCAGCGCAACGGCCCCGCCGTCGCCACGGCGCACCACAGCGTCGTCAACGTGCCGGGCACCGACCGCTGGTACGTGGCCTACCACCGCCATGCGCTGCCGCAGGGGAATGGCTACCAGCGGCAGACCGTGCTGGCGAGGATGACGTTCAATCCCGACGGGTCGATCCGGCCGATGGACCCGATGGTCGTGCCGTTCCGGCCGGGGGACGTGGGCGAGCCGGTCAAGGATGGCAGGGCGGCCGCGCCAGCTGCAGCGGGCCGCTGA
- a CDS encoding HlyD family secretion protein has protein sequence MSLPTSAKIAIGVLFAALAAGSAWSWSHQEAGGSRQSTDDAYVTADFTLVAPQVAGKVAEVLVEDHQAVGKGQLLARIDDREFAVAVDIARADLTKAEADLASARAAIAQQGSTIRRAAAAVEGGAATLKFAKSNAERYRDLASDGSASMQDRQQAESQTDAAAANHAADKAALAAAKQQLDVLGAQVAQADAQVARAKAALAAAQLNLSYTRIEAPVDGVVGQRAVRVGAYAQAGAAMLAIVPLQHAYIEANFRETQLARMRAGQRVTIAVDMLPGTTLTGHVESLAPASSVSFSPIAPDNATGNFTKVVQRLPVKIVIDPGQRAAQLLKVGMSVTPTVLCEAG, from the coding sequence ATGTCACTTCCAACTTCCGCAAAGATCGCGATCGGCGTACTGTTTGCCGCGCTTGCCGCCGGCAGCGCCTGGTCGTGGAGCCACCAGGAGGCCGGCGGCAGCCGCCAGAGTACCGACGATGCCTACGTGACGGCCGACTTCACGCTGGTGGCGCCGCAGGTTGCGGGCAAGGTGGCCGAAGTGCTGGTCGAAGACCACCAGGCCGTGGGCAAGGGCCAACTGCTGGCGCGGATCGACGACCGCGAGTTCGCCGTGGCCGTGGACATCGCCCGCGCCGACCTGACGAAAGCCGAGGCCGACCTGGCCAGCGCGCGCGCCGCGATCGCCCAGCAGGGCAGCACGATCCGGCGTGCCGCCGCCGCGGTCGAAGGCGGCGCCGCTACGCTGAAGTTCGCGAAGTCCAACGCCGAACGCTATCGCGACCTGGCGTCCGATGGCTCGGCGTCGATGCAGGACCGCCAGCAGGCCGAATCGCAGACCGATGCCGCGGCGGCAAACCACGCGGCGGACAAGGCCGCGCTGGCCGCCGCAAAGCAGCAGCTCGATGTGCTGGGCGCCCAGGTGGCGCAGGCCGATGCCCAGGTGGCGCGTGCGAAGGCGGCCCTGGCGGCCGCGCAACTGAACCTGTCGTACACCCGCATCGAGGCCCCCGTCGATGGCGTGGTCGGCCAGCGGGCCGTGCGCGTCGGCGCCTACGCGCAGGCCGGCGCCGCCATGCTGGCTATCGTGCCGCTGCAGCATGCCTACATCGAGGCGAACTTCCGCGAAACCCAACTGGCGCGGATGCGCGCCGGCCAGCGCGTTACAATTGCGGTCGACATGCTGCCCGGCACCACGCTGACCGGCCATGTCGAAAGCCTCGCGCCCGCCAGCAGCGTGTCGTTCTCGCCGATCGCACCCGACAATGCGACCGGCAATTTCACGAAAGTGGTGCAGCGCCTGCCCGTCAAGATCGTCATCGATCCGGGCCAGCGCGCCGCGCAACTGCTCAAGGTGGGCATGTCCGTCACGCCGACCGTCCTGTGCGAGGCGGGATAA
- a CDS encoding MFS transporter: protein MATSLTAAAPVATSPAPAAPPAPVVHPFGPRLLTGVVGVFVAAMMSGLNSRIGTLALGDIRAVYGMGIDDGSWVASLYGAFELAAMPFSAWFAITFSFRRYHMAVVTTFMLLGLVTPLAPDAATLLVLRCLQGFAGGLLIPVLMAAALRFFPAPIRLYGLALYAMTATFAPNVATWLSATWTDGVVDWRLLFWQTVPMALFSLAAVGWGIPQDPVRLERFRQVDWLGLVTGIAALVMLGIGLSQGERLDWFNSVLVCWLFGGGGALLGIFLVCEWFHPMPFIKLQLLHRRNLGLGFTIFVGMLVVLLSGSLLPADYLGHAWHFRTPQLAVIGLQVGLPQFILGPAVSWLLYKKWVDARHVFVIGLLLIAAACWVGSRITPEWMAAEFALAQALHAFGQPMAVIALLFLATSVVQPMEGPQVSGIVNTLRAFGTMFGSALVGRLLAVREATHANVLLDGAVNMRRSAGAVPPDALAGVADRVSHQAFVLSIADGYLALGALALALVPLVLSLQYIAPPVLPPKT, encoded by the coding sequence ATGGCGACATCCCTGACGGCGGCGGCGCCCGTCGCGACGTCCCCGGCACCGGCCGCGCCGCCGGCACCGGTCGTTCACCCGTTCGGCCCGCGCCTGCTGACCGGCGTGGTCGGCGTGTTCGTGGCGGCGATGATGTCGGGCCTGAACAGCCGCATCGGCACGCTGGCGCTGGGGGACATCCGCGCCGTCTACGGTATGGGGATCGACGATGGCAGCTGGGTCGCGAGCCTGTACGGCGCCTTTGAACTGGCCGCGATGCCGTTCTCGGCATGGTTCGCGATCACGTTCTCGTTCCGCCGCTACCACATGGCCGTGGTGACGACGTTCATGCTGCTGGGCCTTGTCACGCCGCTGGCGCCCGATGCGGCCACGCTGCTCGTGCTGCGCTGCCTGCAGGGCTTTGCCGGCGGCCTGCTGATTCCGGTGCTGATGGCCGCGGCACTGCGCTTTTTCCCGGCGCCGATCCGGCTCTACGGCCTTGCCCTGTATGCGATGACGGCCACGTTCGCCCCGAACGTGGCCACCTGGCTCTCGGCCACGTGGACCGATGGCGTGGTGGACTGGCGCCTGCTGTTCTGGCAAACGGTACCGATGGCATTGTTCTCGCTGGCGGCGGTGGGCTGGGGCATCCCGCAAGACCCGGTGCGCCTCGAACGCTTCCGCCAGGTCGACTGGCTGGGGCTCGTGACCGGCATCGCGGCCCTCGTCATGCTCGGCATCGGCCTGTCGCAGGGCGAGCGGCTGGACTGGTTCAACAGTGTGCTGGTGTGCTGGCTGTTCGGTGGCGGCGGCGCGCTGCTGGGGATCTTCCTCGTGTGCGAATGGTTCCATCCCATGCCCTTTATCAAGCTGCAACTGCTGCACCGCCGAAACCTGGGCCTGGGCTTCACCATCTTCGTCGGCATGCTGGTGGTGCTGCTGTCCGGCTCCCTGCTGCCGGCCGATTACCTGGGCCATGCCTGGCATTTCCGCACACCGCAGCTGGCCGTCATCGGCCTGCAGGTGGGCCTGCCGCAATTCATTCTCGGCCCGGCCGTTTCCTGGCTGCTGTACAAGAAATGGGTCGATGCGCGGCACGTCTTCGTCATCGGACTCCTGCTGATTGCCGCGGCGTGCTGGGTCGGCTCGCGCATCACGCCCGAGTGGATGGCCGCCGAGTTCGCGCTGGCGCAGGCGCTGCACGCGTTCGGCCAGCCGATGGCCGTCATCGCGCTGCTGTTCCTGGCCACCAGCGTGGTGCAGCCGATGGAAGGGCCGCAGGTGTCGGGCATCGTCAACACGCTGCGCGCGTTCGGCACGATGTTCGGCAGCGCCCTCGTCGGCCGCCTGCTGGCCGTGCGCGAAGCCACCCATGCCAACGTGCTGCTCGACGGCGCGGTCAATATGCGGCGCAGCGCCGGTGCCGTGCCGCCCGATGCGCTGGCCGGCGTGGCCGACCGGGTCTCGCACCAGGCTTTCGTGCTGTCGATCGCGGACGGCTACCTGGCGCTCGGCGCGCTGGCGCTGGCGCTGGTGCCGCTGGTGCTGTCGCTGCAGTACATCGCGCCGCCCGTGCTGCCGCCGAAAACATAA
- a CDS encoding TetR/AcrR family transcriptional regulator, whose protein sequence is MTDYDATVTRPARLTREQSRARTRERLLASAAVVFTREGYAGASIDRIAEEAGYSKGAMYSNFASKDELFFAMFDYYALGQADELCRRLDAVDDADAVIDTACAWADGMRHEPDLRLLVVDMARLARADPAVAARHTKMFDDEWHQVGSRLVKIFPGGASPVPVLQLGALVMDIAYGNATQLHAGLTAGDLIGVALRALRDAYGGRPPAPGKRLA, encoded by the coding sequence ATGACCGATTACGATGCCACCGTTACCAGGCCGGCGCGCCTGACGCGCGAACAGAGCCGGGCCCGCACCCGCGAGCGCCTGCTGGCCTCGGCCGCCGTCGTGTTTACGCGCGAAGGTTATGCGGGGGCGTCGATCGACCGCATCGCCGAGGAGGCGGGCTATTCAAAAGGCGCGATGTATTCGAACTTCGCGTCGAAGGATGAACTGTTCTTTGCGATGTTCGATTACTACGCGCTTGGCCAGGCCGATGAATTATGCCGGCGCCTGGATGCGGTGGACGATGCCGACGCGGTCATCGACACGGCATGCGCGTGGGCCGATGGCATGCGCCATGAACCGGACCTGCGACTGCTCGTAGTGGACATGGCGCGGCTGGCGCGTGCCGATCCGGCCGTGGCGGCGCGGCACACGAAGATGTTCGACGACGAATGGCACCAGGTGGGCTCGCGCCTCGTGAAGATCTTTCCTGGCGGCGCATCGCCGGTACCGGTGCTGCAGCTTGGCGCGCTGGTGATGGACATCGCCTACGGCAACGCCACGCAGCTGCATGCTGGGCTGACGGCCGGAGACCTGATCGGCGTTGCGCTGCGGGCGCTGCGCGACGCCTATGGTGGGCGACCTCCGGCACCGGGAAAGCGGCTGGCGTAG